In Gallaecimonas pentaromativorans, the following are encoded in one genomic region:
- the yggU gene encoding DUF167 family protein YggU, translated as MSAFEWQDQDLVLHLYVQPKASRDSFAGLHGDELKLAITAPPVDGKANEHIRKYLAKQCRIAKSQVLIEKGGLGRHKKVRLCGPLTPPPDWDWLTG; from the coding sequence ATGAGCGCATTTGAATGGCAGGACCAAGATTTGGTCCTGCATCTTTATGTGCAGCCCAAAGCCAGCCGCGACAGCTTTGCCGGCCTGCACGGCGATGAGCTGAAACTGGCCATCACCGCCCCGCCGGTGGATGGCAAAGCCAATGAACACATCCGCAAATACCTCGCCAAACAGTGCCGCATCGCCAAAAGCCAGGTGCTGATTGAAAAGGGTGGGCTGGGGCGCCACAAGAAGGTGCGACTTTGCGGCCCGTTAACGCCGCCCCCCGACTGGGACTGGCTCACCGGCTAA
- a CDS encoding DUF4426 domain-containing protein has translation MNYRPLLLLLLSFCLHAEQKQDFGPYSVHYQALPTTFLTPVIAGQYQIRRSRYEGLVTVTVLDSRHGNRAIRAVLDGTATNRVGNQRRLSFREVIEGDAIYYLATLPVSHQEHFVFAITLRPAGGPPLALRFDHRFYTD, from the coding sequence ATGAATTACCGCCCGCTGCTGCTGTTATTGCTGAGTTTTTGCCTGCATGCCGAGCAAAAGCAGGACTTTGGCCCCTACAGCGTGCATTACCAGGCGCTGCCCACCACCTTTCTGACCCCGGTCATCGCCGGCCAATACCAAATCCGGCGTAGCCGCTATGAAGGGCTGGTTACCGTCACGGTACTTGATAGCCGCCACGGCAACAGGGCGATAAGGGCCGTGCTGGACGGCACCGCCACCAACAGGGTGGGCAACCAGAGACGGTTGTCTTTTCGGGAAGTGATTGAAGGGGACGCCATCTATTACCTGGCAACCCTGCCGGTCAGCCACCAGGAACATTTTGTCTTTGCCATTACCCTACGCCCTGCCGGTGGCCCGCCCCTGGCGCTACGTTTTGACCACCGTTTCTACACCGACTGA
- a CDS encoding XTP/dITP diphosphatase, which translates to MSKIVLATGNAGKVRELDAMLAPLKLHVVAQSEFDVPEVAETGTTFVENAIIKARHAARITGLPAIADDSGLVVDALGGAPGIYSARYSGEGATDAKNIDKLLAELQDVPMDARSARFICCLVYLRHADDPTPIICEGAWEGRIAREAFGEGGFGYDPVFYVPALAKTAAELSKEEKNAVSHRGQALKALLAKLGE; encoded by the coding sequence ATGAGTAAGATTGTCCTGGCTACCGGCAACGCCGGTAAGGTGCGCGAGCTGGACGCCATGTTGGCGCCGCTTAAATTGCACGTTGTCGCCCAGAGCGAATTCGATGTGCCGGAAGTAGCCGAAACCGGCACCACCTTCGTGGAAAACGCCATCATCAAAGCCCGCCATGCCGCCCGCATTACCGGCCTGCCGGCCATTGCCGACGATTCGGGCCTGGTGGTGGATGCCCTTGGCGGGGCGCCGGGGATTTACTCGGCCCGCTACAGCGGCGAAGGCGCTACCGACGCCAAGAACATCGACAAACTGCTGGCCGAGCTGCAAGACGTGCCGATGGATGCCCGCAGCGCCCGCTTTATCTGCTGCCTGGTGTACCTGCGCCACGCCGACGATCCCACCCCCATCATCTGCGAAGGGGCCTGGGAAGGGCGTATCGCCCGGGAAGCCTTTGGCGAAGGCGGCTTTGGTTACGATCCGGTGTTTTATGTACCGGCCCTGGCCAAAACCGCCGCCGAGCTCAGCAAGGAAGAGAAAAACGCCGTCAGCCACCGGGGCCAGGCCCTCAAGGCGCTGCTGGCCAAGCTGGGGGAATAA
- the hemW gene encoding radical SAM family heme chaperone HemW → MPPLSLYIHIPWCVEKCPYCDFNSHAIKGGIPEAEYVDALLADLEADLPLAGGRTLTSIFIGGGTPSVFSTEAIARLLAGVKARIPFSGDIEITFEANPGTVEADKFKGFAEGGVNRLSIGVQSLQQDKLNLLGRIHGPGEALRAAALAADCGVRSFNLDLMHGLPNQRQQDALDDLRQAIACNPAHLSWYQLTIEPNTLFASKPPVLPDDDTLWAIQEAGHELLLAAGYRQYEISAYAKPGFEARHNLNYWRFGDYLGIGCGAHGKLTQADGRILRTVKVRHPKGYLDPSRSFMDQLLAVEADELPFEFFMNRLRLFEDVPKADFTHRTGLPLALAQQQLADAFAKGLMVENASHWQVTEQGHRYLNQLLASFL, encoded by the coding sequence CTGCCGCCACTCTCGCTCTATATCCATATTCCCTGGTGCGTGGAAAAGTGCCCCTATTGCGACTTTAACTCCCACGCCATCAAGGGCGGCATTCCCGAAGCCGAGTACGTGGACGCCCTGCTGGCTGACTTAGAGGCCGATCTGCCCCTGGCCGGCGGCCGCACCTTAACAAGCATTTTCATTGGCGGCGGCACCCCCAGCGTGTTCTCGACCGAGGCCATAGCCCGGCTGCTGGCCGGGGTGAAAGCCCGCATTCCCTTTAGCGGCGATATCGAGATCACCTTCGAGGCCAACCCCGGCACCGTGGAAGCGGATAAATTCAAGGGCTTTGCCGAAGGCGGCGTCAACCGCCTGTCAATTGGCGTGCAAAGCCTACAGCAGGACAAACTCAACCTGCTGGGGCGCATTCATGGCCCGGGTGAAGCCCTGCGCGCCGCGGCTCTCGCCGCCGATTGCGGGGTGAGAAGCTTTAACCTCGACTTGATGCACGGTCTGCCCAATCAGCGCCAGCAAGATGCCCTGGACGACCTTCGCCAGGCCATTGCCTGCAACCCGGCGCACCTGTCCTGGTACCAGCTGACCATCGAGCCCAACACCCTTTTTGCCAGTAAGCCGCCGGTACTGCCCGACGACGACACCCTTTGGGCCATCCAAGAAGCTGGCCACGAGTTGCTGCTGGCGGCGGGGTATCGCCAATATGAGATCTCCGCCTACGCCAAGCCCGGCTTTGAGGCCCGCCATAACCTCAACTACTGGCGGTTTGGCGACTACCTCGGCATTGGCTGCGGCGCCCACGGCAAGCTCACGCAAGCAGACGGCCGCATCCTTCGCACCGTCAAGGTACGCCACCCCAAGGGCTACCTGGACCCAAGCCGCTCCTTTATGGACCAACTGCTGGCGGTAGAGGCAGACGAGCTGCCGTTCGAGTTCTTTATGAACCGGCTGCGGCTCTTTGAAGACGTGCCCAAGGCCGACTTTACCCATCGCACCGGCCTGCCGCTGGCCCTTGCCCAGCAGCAACTGGCCGATGCCTTTGCCAAAGGCCTGATGGTGGAAAATGCCAGCCACTGGCAGGTCACCGAACAGGGGCATCGCTACCTTAACCAGCTGCTTGCCTCATTTTTGTAA
- a CDS encoding DUF885 domain-containing protein, translated as MVFRSGILAAVLAASLSACTQMPHNHTKVPESELSQAQLHERAQALFQAYFDAEVAASPMWQTELGMDTNKGKWDDISDRAEEDKVARAQLMLQRLDQLDSNRLSPQDQLSWTLLTQQLQSTIEGFKWRHYDYPVNQMYGWHSEPAAFLINSQQINSNDDAWAYIRRLRAMPDLFRQLENNLRVRADEGIIAPAFVFEHVKSDIANLTRGYPFETGQPDNPLMADFRAKVAKVAGLNQYRLNAEAADALRTKVGPAYRRLLSTIDKLEKRADDNDGAWKFPQGDAFYQWRLKEITTTDLSATQIHQLGLAQVKRIQKEMLAIKNQVGFKGDLQAFFEYMRSSPQFFYPNTEQGRARYLTEATALIDDMKARLPKLFTLMPKAELDVKAVEPFREKSAGKAFYQGPAPDGSRPGRYYVNLYNMKDMPVYQMAALAYHEGIPGHHMQIAIAQELKDIPMFRRYGHYTAYIEGWGLYAEELPKEIGLYQDPYSDFGRLAMELWRACRLVVDTGIHAQHWTRQQAIDYLLANTPNPKGDVVKATERYIVMPGQATAYMVGKLKIMALREEAQKALGKDFDIRAFHDQLLANGPLPLNVLQKQTEAWIKAQSN; from the coding sequence ATGGTGTTTCGTTCCGGTATCCTGGCCGCCGTGCTGGCTGCGTCGCTATCCGCCTGCACCCAAATGCCCCATAACCACACTAAGGTGCCAGAATCCGAGCTAAGCCAGGCCCAGCTACACGAACGGGCCCAAGCCTTGTTCCAGGCCTACTTTGATGCCGAAGTAGCGGCCAGCCCCATGTGGCAGACCGAACTGGGTATGGACACCAACAAGGGCAAATGGGACGACATATCCGACCGCGCCGAAGAAGACAAAGTGGCCAGGGCCCAACTGATGCTGCAACGGCTTGACCAGTTGGACAGCAATCGCCTCTCCCCCCAGGACCAGCTCAGTTGGACCCTGTTGACCCAGCAGCTGCAAAGCACCATCGAAGGCTTCAAGTGGCGCCATTACGACTACCCGGTCAACCAGATGTATGGCTGGCACAGCGAGCCGGCGGCGTTTCTTATCAATAGCCAGCAGATAAACAGCAATGACGATGCCTGGGCCTATATTCGCAGGCTAAGGGCGATGCCGGATCTGTTCCGCCAACTGGAGAACAACCTCAGGGTACGGGCCGATGAGGGGATCATCGCGCCGGCCTTTGTGTTTGAGCACGTAAAAAGTGATATCGCCAATCTCACCCGTGGCTACCCCTTCGAGACCGGCCAGCCGGACAACCCGCTGATGGCCGATTTTCGGGCCAAGGTAGCCAAGGTTGCCGGGCTCAACCAATACCGCCTGAACGCCGAGGCCGCCGATGCCCTGCGCACCAAGGTTGGCCCGGCCTATCGCCGTTTGCTGAGCACCATCGACAAGCTGGAAAAGCGGGCCGACGATAACGATGGCGCCTGGAAATTCCCCCAGGGCGACGCCTTCTACCAGTGGCGCCTCAAGGAAATCACCACCACCGACCTCAGCGCCACACAAATTCACCAACTGGGGCTCGCGCAGGTCAAGCGTATCCAAAAGGAGATGCTGGCCATCAAGAACCAGGTGGGTTTTAAAGGAGACTTGCAGGCCTTCTTTGAATACATGCGTAGCAGCCCGCAGTTTTTCTACCCCAATACCGAGCAGGGCCGGGCCCGGTACCTAACAGAAGCCACCGCCCTGATTGACGACATGAAAGCCCGCCTGCCGAAGCTTTTCACCCTGATGCCCAAAGCCGAGCTGGATGTAAAAGCGGTGGAGCCGTTTCGGGAAAAATCCGCCGGCAAGGCCTTTTACCAAGGGCCGGCCCCCGACGGCTCCCGGCCCGGGCGCTATTACGTCAACCTCTACAACATGAAAGACATGCCGGTCTATCAAATGGCGGCCCTGGCCTACCATGAGGGCATTCCCGGCCACCACATGCAAATCGCCATCGCCCAAGAGCTCAAAGACATTCCCATGTTCCGCCGTTACGGCCACTACACCGCCTATATCGAGGGTTGGGGCCTCTACGCCGAAGAACTCCCCAAGGAGATTGGCCTTTACCAGGACCCTTACAGCGACTTTGGCCGCTTGGCCATGGAGCTGTGGCGCGCCTGCCGGCTGGTGGTGGATACCGGCATCCATGCCCAGCACTGGACGCGCCAGCAAGCCATTGATTATCTTCTGGCCAACACCCCCAACCCCAAGGGCGATGTGGTCAAGGCCACCGAGCGCTATATCGTGATGCCGGGCCAGGCTACCGCCTACATGGTGGGTAAACTCAAAATCATGGCGTTAAGGGAAGAAGCTCAAAAAGCCCTGGGCAAGGATTTTGATATTCGTGCCTTCCACGACCAGCTCCTCGCCAACGGCCCCTTGCCCCTCAATGTGCTGCAAAAGCAGACAGAGGCCTGGATTAAGGCACAAAGCAATTGA
- a CDS encoding DUF2884 family protein, with protein MKKALIPALSLLLLAPLAQATNMNLNLDEKCEMTLPHDMRLDKSGFTVADKDKTLMRYQDGTLVIGGKTQSLSAQQRQALDGFNRDLRTSAESAARLGLKALDLAAEVTTGVLKDVLGTDAADEVEAGLAEARVKLDSKLHEQGGTWYVGAGSWDQDNDDFLGKDFEKRIERAVQKSMGNMFSQLGQAMSSGDGSFEENIQAWADNLESKAKKIEAEADAKGDAIKSDANALCGQLMAIDKQDNAFKSQFDGWVEVIEQ; from the coding sequence ATGAAAAAAGCACTGATCCCCGCCCTTTCTTTGCTGCTGCTGGCGCCGCTGGCCCAGGCAACCAATATGAATTTGAACCTGGATGAAAAATGCGAAATGACCCTGCCCCACGACATGCGTCTGGATAAATCCGGGTTCACCGTTGCCGACAAAGATAAAACCCTGATGCGTTACCAGGACGGCACCTTGGTGATAGGGGGTAAAACCCAGTCCCTCAGTGCCCAGCAGCGCCAGGCTCTGGACGGCTTTAATCGCGACCTTCGCACCAGCGCCGAAAGCGCCGCTCGCCTGGGGCTAAAAGCCCTGGATTTAGCGGCAGAGGTCACGACAGGGGTACTCAAAGACGTGCTGGGTACGGACGCCGCCGATGAAGTTGAAGCAGGCCTTGCCGAGGCGCGGGTCAAGCTGGACAGCAAGCTCCATGAGCAGGGCGGCACCTGGTATGTCGGGGCCGGCAGCTGGGACCAAGACAACGACGATTTTCTCGGCAAGGACTTTGAAAAGCGCATCGAAAGGGCGGTGCAAAAGTCCATGGGCAACATGTTCAGCCAGTTGGGCCAGGCCATGAGCAGCGGCGACGGCAGCTTTGAGGAAAACATCCAGGCCTGGGCCGATAACCTGGAAAGCAAGGCCAAGAAGATTGAAGCCGAGGCCGACGCCAAGGGCGACGCCATCAAGTCTGACGCCAATGCCCTGTGTGGCCAGCTGATGGCCATCGACAAACAGGACAACGCCTTTAAATCCCAGTTCGACGGCTGGGTCGAGGTTATCGAGCAATAA
- the trmB gene encoding tRNA (guanosine(46)-N7)-methyltransferase TrmB, which translates to MSEQNAENTPYLRKIRSFVRREGRLTKGQAQALEKCWPTMGLEHGMGLLDFAKVFGNSNPVVLEIGFGMGKSLVEMAQAAPELNFIGIEVHKPGVGACLMAASEAGVTNLRVFEHDAVEVLADNIPDASLARMQLFFPDPWHKKRHHKRRIVQLEFAESLRKKLAIGGVFHMATDWENYAEHMLEVMSAAPGYQNQSASNDYVPRPEHRPKTKFEARGERLGHGVWDLMFERVE; encoded by the coding sequence ATGTCCGAGCAAAACGCCGAAAATACGCCTTATCTGCGTAAGATACGTAGCTTTGTGCGCCGCGAAGGGCGCCTGACCAAAGGCCAGGCCCAGGCCCTGGAAAAGTGCTGGCCCACCATGGGCCTTGAGCACGGCATGGGGCTGCTGGATTTTGCCAAGGTCTTTGGCAACAGTAACCCGGTGGTGCTGGAAATCGGCTTTGGTATGGGCAAAAGCCTGGTGGAAATGGCCCAGGCTGCCCCCGAGCTCAACTTTATCGGCATCGAGGTGCACAAGCCCGGTGTGGGCGCCTGCTTGATGGCGGCCAGTGAAGCCGGTGTCACCAACCTGCGGGTGTTCGAGCACGACGCCGTGGAGGTGCTGGCCGACAACATTCCCGACGCCAGCCTGGCGCGGATGCAGCTCTTTTTCCCCGACCCTTGGCACAAAAAGCGCCACCACAAGCGCCGCATCGTGCAGCTCGAATTTGCCGAGAGCCTACGTAAAAAGCTCGCCATTGGCGGCGTATTCCATATGGCCACCGACTGGGAAAACTACGCCGAGCACATGCTGGAAGTGATGAGCGCGGCGCCGGGTTATCAAAACCAGTCCGCCAGCAACGACTACGTGCCGCGCCCCGAGCACAGGCCCAAGACCAAGTTTGAAGCGCGCGGCGAGCGGTTGGGGCATGGGGTGTGGGATCTGATGTTCGAGCGCGTCGAGTAA
- the mutY gene encoding A/G-specific adenine glycosylase: protein MTFAERVVNWYHQHGRKTLPWQQHKTPYKVWVSEIMLQQTQVATVIPYFERFMARFPDVVALADAPQDEVLHHWTGLGYYARARNLHKAAQHIRDQHGGVFPERIEEVEALPGVGRSTAGAVLSLSLGQDHAILDGNVKRVLARHQRVEGWPGNKKVHDKLWDITEALTPSKDVTAYNQAMMDLGAMICTRSRPKCELCPVAEDCGAFIVGRQSDYPGKKPKKTLPVRSATFLLLKKGGEVLLQQRPPSGLWGGLYCPPEVPQAQIGDWLDSRQLVANRQQQLALFRHTFSHFHLDITPIVLDVEPLPGIMEAGQGLWYNLAQPPAVGLAAPTSKLLTLLKNEDSQ, encoded by the coding sequence ATGACCTTTGCTGAGCGGGTGGTCAACTGGTACCACCAACATGGCCGCAAAACCCTGCCCTGGCAGCAGCACAAGACCCCTTATAAGGTATGGGTCTCCGAGATCATGCTGCAACAAACCCAGGTTGCCACCGTTATCCCCTATTTTGAGCGCTTTATGGCGCGTTTTCCCGATGTGGTGGCCCTGGCCGATGCCCCTCAGGACGAAGTGCTGCACCATTGGACCGGCCTTGGCTATTACGCCAGGGCTCGTAACCTGCACAAGGCCGCCCAGCATATTCGCGACCAACATGGCGGCGTGTTCCCGGAGCGCATTGAAGAGGTAGAAGCCCTGCCTGGCGTTGGCCGCTCCACCGCCGGGGCTGTGCTGTCGCTGTCATTGGGGCAAGACCACGCCATTTTGGACGGTAACGTCAAAAGGGTGCTGGCCCGCCACCAGCGTGTAGAAGGTTGGCCCGGCAACAAGAAGGTGCACGATAAGCTGTGGGATATCACCGAAGCGCTCACCCCCAGCAAGGACGTCACCGCCTATAACCAGGCGATGATGGACTTGGGGGCCATGATCTGCACCCGTTCACGGCCCAAGTGCGAGCTGTGCCCGGTGGCCGAAGACTGCGGCGCCTTTATTGTCGGGCGCCAAAGCGACTACCCCGGTAAAAAGCCCAAGAAAACCCTGCCGGTGCGCAGTGCCACCTTCTTGCTGCTCAAAAAAGGCGGGGAAGTATTACTGCAACAACGGCCGCCATCGGGCCTGTGGGGCGGCCTTTACTGCCCGCCAGAGGTGCCACAAGCACAGATTGGCGATTGGTTGGACAGTCGCCAACTGGTGGCCAACCGCCAGCAGCAACTGGCGCTCTTTCGCCATACCTTCAGCCACTTCCACCTGGACATCACCCCCATAGTGCTGGATGTCGAACCTTTGCCCGGCATCATGGAAGCCGGGCAGGGGCTTTGGTATAACTTGGCCCAGCCACCGGCCGTGGGCCTGGCCGCCCCCACCAGCAAGCTTTTGACCCTATTGAAAAACGAGGACAGCCAATGA
- a CDS encoding oxidative damage protection protein: protein MSRTVFCAHLKQDAEGLDFQLYPGELGKRIFDNISKEAWAAWQKKQTMLINEKKLNMMDPEHRKFLEGAMTDFLFEGKDPQIEGYTPPKA from the coding sequence ATGAGCCGCACCGTATTTTGCGCCCATCTGAAACAAGACGCCGAGGGCTTGGATTTCCAACTCTACCCCGGGGAATTGGGCAAGCGCATTTTTGACAACATCTCCAAGGAAGCCTGGGCGGCCTGGCAGAAAAAACAAACCATGCTCATTAACGAAAAGAAACTGAACATGATGGACCCAGAGCACCGCAAGTTCCTGGAAGGGGCCATGACCGACTTTCTTTTCGAGGGTAAAGACCCGCAAATCGAGGGTTACACCCCACCCAAAGCCTGA
- a CDS encoding PH domain-containing protein, whose amino-acid sequence MYHNHVVETLPEARQLPWQQVAPHYPAMEGYRMLLIALAVLVAAAAAPLLAGDSAMALLTLPLAVLVVVLVGWHRVELAKRFRYVVREQDIHSAEGIFWQKHTALSYSRIQHIAIEQGPWERRFGLARLRLFSAGSSSAELELPGLEEAQAQQLRQWLLERIGPQ is encoded by the coding sequence ATGTATCACAACCATGTTGTCGAGACCCTGCCTGAGGCTAGGCAACTGCCCTGGCAACAGGTCGCGCCGCACTACCCCGCCATGGAGGGTTACCGGATGCTGCTTATAGCGCTGGCCGTGCTGGTGGCGGCCGCCGCAGCGCCGCTGCTGGCAGGGGATAGCGCCATGGCGCTGCTCACCCTGCCGCTGGCGGTGTTGGTGGTGGTACTGGTGGGCTGGCACCGGGTGGAGCTTGCCAAGCGTTTTCGGTATGTGGTGCGTGAACAAGACATCCACAGCGCCGAAGGCATCTTCTGGCAAAAGCACACGGCCTTGAGTTACAGCCGCATCCAGCATATCGCCATCGAGCAGGGCCCTTGGGAGCGCCGCTTCGGGCTGGCCAGACTGCGGCTCTTTTCAGCTGGGTCGTCGTCGGCAGAGCTGGAGCTGCCGGGGCTTGAAGAGGCCCAGGCCCAGCAGCTGCGCCAGTGGCTGCTGGAGAGGATAGGCCCGCAATGA
- a CDS encoding PH domain-containing protein — protein sequence MTHWQRLSPWGVFFFLVIQLGAWARAVPAVFAAGVYGGGANWSRVTLAVLILAPLAMMGSALVSWWRFFYLVKPGRLEIRQGLLFTKHLEIPAQRVQNIEISQPFYYRPLGLYNLTIETAGASGQEAKLAALTEQQADAIKATLLGEAPAQAPSLDTPPLLTRSTGDLLIYGFCHNHLTWLLVLLAPFYDNLGKWLGNLLSAEELHLGWRLYLLGFVMLALILTVLSMAAAWLIYAPYRLEQQDQRLVQSGGIITHRQLAMKRRRLQWLVASQSLLDRIFGRWVLTFYPVKDGKAGKDPGKSQKLLAPALRPGELAPLLALGGAKALPQAPYSRPSPFYLRRLLVWSTLPLLAATLSLWHQFGALAGLLWPLAWAAITMHWLGCGWQVNGNRLWVRRGLVNVRQYLLKPAKVQRVTLSQSPGQRRRHLASLSISTGAGNLNLPWLALDEACYLRDWLLAEAQQQADDWL from the coding sequence ATGACCCATTGGCAGCGGCTCTCTCCCTGGGGTGTGTTTTTCTTCCTGGTGATACAGCTTGGCGCCTGGGCCAGGGCAGTGCCAGCAGTATTTGCTGCCGGGGTTTATGGTGGTGGCGCCAATTGGAGCCGAGTCACCCTGGCAGTGCTCATCCTGGCGCCACTCGCCATGATGGGCAGCGCCCTGGTGAGCTGGTGGCGGTTTTTCTATTTGGTTAAACCTGGGCGCCTGGAGATACGCCAGGGGCTGCTGTTTACCAAACACCTTGAGATCCCGGCCCAGCGGGTGCAGAACATCGAGATAAGCCAGCCCTTTTACTACCGGCCCCTGGGGCTTTACAACCTGACCATTGAAACCGCCGGGGCCAGCGGCCAAGAGGCCAAACTGGCAGCCCTTACCGAGCAGCAGGCCGACGCCATCAAGGCCACCTTGCTGGGCGAAGCTCCAGCCCAGGCTCCCAGCCTTGATACGCCACCGCTATTAACCCGTAGCACCGGCGATTTACTGATTTACGGTTTTTGCCACAACCACCTAACCTGGCTCTTAGTCTTGCTGGCCCCCTTTTATGACAACCTTGGCAAATGGCTTGGCAACCTGCTGAGCGCCGAGGAGCTGCACCTTGGCTGGCGCCTTTACCTGCTGGGCTTTGTGATGCTGGCACTGATATTAACGGTGCTGTCCATGGCGGCGGCCTGGCTTATTTACGCGCCCTACCGCCTGGAACAGCAGGACCAGCGCCTGGTGCAAAGCGGCGGCATCATCACCCATCGGCAACTGGCCATGAAGCGGCGCCGCCTGCAGTGGCTGGTGGCCAGCCAAAGCCTGCTTGACCGGATCTTTGGCCGCTGGGTGTTGACCTTCTACCCAGTAAAAGACGGCAAAGCCGGTAAAGACCCAGGCAAAAGCCAAAAGCTGCTGGCCCCGGCCCTGCGCCCAGGGGAGTTGGCGCCGCTTTTAGCCCTGGGCGGCGCCAAGGCACTGCCCCAGGCGCCCTACAGCCGCCCCTCGCCTTTTTATCTTCGCCGCCTGCTGGTATGGAGCACCCTGCCGCTGCTGGCCGCCACCCTTTCCCTTTGGCATCAATTTGGCGCCCTGGCGGGCCTGCTGTGGCCCCTGGCATGGGCGGCCATCACCATGCATTGGCTGGGCTGCGGTTGGCAGGTCAACGGCAACCGGCTTTGGGTGCGCCGGGGGCTGGTTAATGTCCGGCAATATCTGTTGAAACCGGCCAAGGTGCAGCGGGTGACCCTCAGCCAAAGCCCGGGCCAACGCAGAAGACACCTGGCGAGCCTTAGCATCAGTACCGGCGCTGGTAATCTCAATTTGCCCTGGCTGGCGCTGGACGAGGCCTGTTACCTGCGTGACTGGCTGCTGGCCGAGGCGCAGCAGCAAGCCGATGATTGGCTCTAA
- a CDS encoding prolyl-tRNA synthetase associated domain-containing protein, with protein MPNDLLNALGIRYQAFEHPPLNDSQAAERLGVKRPGQRIKNLFLRDNYGRRHVLLLVPASKKVDLKALSAASGLSRLGFASAERLQKYLRVKPGAVSLLALVNDSERQVMLWIDQALWQGGDFQCHPLVSTRTWVLAKSDVERFCAHLGVVPAIIEVPGGD; from the coding sequence GTGCCTAACGACCTGCTAAACGCCCTTGGCATCCGCTACCAGGCCTTTGAGCACCCGCCTTTAAACGACAGTCAGGCAGCAGAGCGCTTAGGCGTAAAGCGGCCAGGGCAGCGCATCAAAAACCTCTTCTTGCGAGACAACTATGGCCGCCGGCATGTGCTGCTGTTGGTGCCGGCCAGCAAAAAGGTGGATCTTAAAGCGCTCTCGGCGGCCAGCGGTTTGTCGCGCCTCGGCTTTGCCTCTGCCGAGCGTCTGCAAAAATACCTGAGAGTAAAGCCTGGCGCCGTGTCACTGCTGGCCCTTGTCAACGACAGCGAACGCCAAGTGATGCTGTGGATTGACCAAGCGCTTTGGCAGGGCGGGGACTTTCAATGCCACCCGCTGGTATCTACCCGCACCTGGGTGCTGGCCAAAAGTGATGTTGAGCGGTTTTGCGCTCACCTTGGGGTGGTGCCGGCCATCATCGAGGTGCCCGGCGGCGATTAG